The nucleotide window ATTCAAATTGCATCTGTAACCCCTACATATACATAACAAAAAGTGTAGCAAAATTAGCAGGTACTAAACCAGCCCCTGGGTGATGGTCTGGGGGCTCGGCTGGCacggggcacagctggcacggggcacagctggcacggggcacagctggcacagggcacagctggcacggGGCACGGCTGGCACGGGGCACGGCTGGCacggggcacagctggcacagggaccAGGCTGGCACGGGGCCGGGCCCTGCAGGACAGGCCACAGGCCGCGCCCTCAGGGCACTCCCAGACGGGGAATCACAACATAAAAACCGTTATCTGTAAACCTGGAATACGAAATGTAACTCTTCAAGTGGAAATGAAAAAGTTTTCTGCGCATTTACTACTTCAGCATAGGtgtaatttcatttcttcttttttttttcttttctgttataCTGAGAAAAAAGCTTTGTCTTGGGAAAATAATGCTTCCAAaaccaaaatagaaaaaatccACCAGAACTCCACTTcgtatattttttttttcctttctttctttcttcctttttttttgttttggtttttcatattgttctgtttgcttgtttttgttgCTTTAACTTATGCCAGCACAGATTTGGGAACATACTGAGGATGGAAGAGCTGGGAACACCCACAGGTTGAAATGCAGGAAGAGTACTCAAGAgactctcttttccttttccttttcaaactCGTGATTGGAAAGACATTTTGGAAATGAGGCAAACTGACTGCAGGGCCAGGGTTGCCGAGAGATCAgcaaggccagggcaggcaggcagccccCGAGTCTGCTTTTCCCTACCAAAAACAGAACATGAACCTCTAGCATGTGCCAGGCGAGGGCAGGACACGGCGGTgcctcacacctggggctgcaggcGCGCTGGGAGGCGATTTGGGATCGGCCTGATTGGACAGAGGGAATGTCGGCAGCCTCGCCCGGGGCAGCACGGGCCCTGGGAGCATTCCTGGGACGGGAGCCTGGCACGGGCTCCTCGGACACGCTGCCCAGGCCAGCCCGGCTGCTCCCGTGGGAATGGCGGCCCCGAgggccctgcccaggctgctcctggccctggtcCCGGTAACCCCGGGGTGCCCCCGGGACAGAGCAGGCGTTTGCAGCGCTGAGGGTGAGGCGCGGGTGGCTGCAGAGAGCGGCAGAGAGGCGTTTCCCAAACCtgtctgggcactggcagtgtAGAGAAGGCAGCACTGGAGGTGTGGGCAGCTGACGGCgccacagccctgcccggcGGTGACCGAGCCCTCTGTGGGCAGCGGGGCTGCGGCTGCCAGCGCAGAGGCCCGGCCACGACAGAGGCCCTTCCCACCGGGGGTGATGGACGAGCCCCGGCCCGTGTGCCAGCGCCGCCACCCGCACGGAGGCACAGACAgcgggcagggctcagcagtggaTGTGGATGGCCTGCGTGACGGCGGCCTGGCACACGGGGCACGCGGGCGCGTCCCTGGCGCAGATCCGGCCGGCGCACTGCAGGCAGAAGAGGTTGTGGCCGCAGGGCACGAGGGCGGCGGTGGCCTCGCCCTCGAAGCAGATGACGCAGTCGTGCCTGCGCCGGCACTCGGGGGGCGAGCTGGACGTGGAGCCGCCGTTGGACGAGGAGTAGCTGTTGGTACCGTTGGAGAAGGCGGGGATGCAGACGGGCAgcccgggctggggggcacagcccgGCGGGTCGCCGCGGGCCCGCCTGGCCAGCGGGTGCTCCAGGCCCTCGGGGAAGGTGGGCGACAGGCGGGGCGAGGGGGGCCGGCTGCCGCGGCACAGGGCCTTGGGGCCGCCCACGGCCTCACCGCCCAGGCCGGGCAGGGCGGCCGCGGGCTCGAGGGGCGCCCATATGGTCGGGGAGGGCGCGGGCAGGGGCTCGTAGGCGGGCGAGTCCAGCGCCAGCTCCTCGGCGCCCAAGGCCGGCAGCGCCTCCCCGATCCAGAAGCCGCCGGTGCCAAAGGGGCTGGTGGGGCTGAAGTCGGCCAGCCGGCTGCCGCCGAAGTAGGAGTCGGTGGAGccgctgcccagggagctggagctgtcgTTGCGGTAGCTGGAGACCATCCtggggcgggcgcggggcgcaGGGCGGGCGCCCGGCCAGGCGGGGCCGCCCTCGAAGCCGACGTCGGTGCCGTTGGCGCGGAAGTCGCTGTCGCCGCCGAGCTCCAGGAAGGTGCCGGTGCGCAGGGCGATGTGCATCTCGATCTCCTCGCGCGCCCGGTCCACGTTCTCGGGCATGCCCGTCACCTCGAACACGGGCTCCTTGTCGCGGCTGGGCGTCACGATGTAGGTGTGCGTCTGCTGCTGGATGCGCTTGATGGTGGCGCCCTTGGGGCCCACCACCAGCCCCACCACGCGGTACGGCACCCGCACCTGCACCGTGGTCTGCCCCGGCAGCGCGGGCGCGCAGCacggcccgcccggccccgcggccctGCCGCGCGACGCCCGGATCAGCGAGAAGTGCTCGGCCGCCGACAGGATCTCGCGCTTGGCCGTGGCCACGTCCTCCCTGCGCCCCGTCACCACGAACACCGGCTCCTGGCCACGCACCGGCGTCTTGATGTAGGTGTTGGTCTTGGCCCGCAGCGCCTTGATCTTGCAGCCTGTGCGGGAAAGACGGCAGGTCGGCGGGCGGCCCAGGGCACACAGCGCCGCCCGACCCGCCCCgctgcccccagagcccctgcctgcagggagacagaggctgctgccccatcccagcgGGGACAGCTCGGCGCCAGCCGCAGCTGTAGCTCAGCACGGCCCCAGCCCAGCGTCCCCAGTGCCACCGCTCGGTGGGCAGCGCCACGGGGCCGTCCCTGCGCGCCAGCCGGGCTCCCTCCCGAGCGTCCCACAGAGACTCCTGAATTCCCACTTCCCGTGCCTGGTGTCGCTCAGCTGCCTGCACGGAGCCTCACACACAcgcacagagctctgctgacacagcagccctgcccccCCGGCCACCTGAGCACAAACCAGCGCTTCCAGGCGGGAGCAGGGCCTGCACCGCAGCCCCGTGCCCCGGACAAAGCCACCACCGTGGGTCACTCGCTGAGAACTCCCCGTCTGCCTCCTCCCGGGGGGGTATCcaaactctgcttttcccagcgGGATGAGGGGCCCTCCTCgagctgccccaggagcccAAGCAGACCACACAGACAAATGGACTCCACCTGCGGGGCTTCTCTCCTCGCCCGAGTAAACCCTGCCCCAAACAGAAATCACAAGTCGCTGGAACGTTTCCCTTTGATGTTTAGGGATGGAATGGCAGTCTGCGGGACACAGCGGGCCCTCTCCTGAGACACGCCAGGTGTTGAGGCACGGTGCAGCACAAGCCCAGGTTacccagcacaggagcaggggagCGGGCAGTGTGAGACGAGCACAGACCAGCAGGCCCACACTGGGGCATTCCCAGCCGTGCCGGGATTCTGCCCTGACTGACCCCGGCCGGCGTggggccagctgccagcaggtgACAGAGGTGGTGCTCGGAGCACGcctcagctgcagggagctgtgagcagctccGGCAccgctgccctgcagcagctcgctcccctctgctctctgctgagcGCCCCAGCCCCTGTGGAGGCACAGAGCCGCATCCCCAGGCTGGGTTTGTCAGCCCCTGCTCCCGGGGGCAGGGACGCCTCCAtagcccaggggctgctccaggcgcCCTCCTGCTGGAACGgcccctggcaggagcaggagcaggagcaggagcaggagcaggagcaggagcaggagcaggagcaggagcaggagcaggagcaggagcaggagcaggagcaggagcagcaggagcaggagcaggagcagaagcaggagcaggagcagaagcaggagcaggagcaggagcaggagcagcaggagcaggagcaggagcagaagcaggagcaggagcaggagcaggagcaggagcaggagcaggaggggccGCTGCTGCAGGGCCCCGCAGGCAGGCGGTGAGCGAGGCCAGGGCTGgcccagctgggaaggaggaggaggaggaggaggaggttcATTGTCCCGGGCAGGGAGGCACACGGGCAGCTCCGGGGGGCAGGGAGCGTCGGCACCACAGCGACACTGTCACCGCACGGCCTGCCCCAAGCCCAGCGCCAGCGCCAGCCTGCCCCACTCCCTGCACGgcccctgtgctccctgccgGTCCCgctgcacacagagcacacacagcactgtCTCCATATCTCTGTCGCTGTCTCCGTACCTCCTACAACACTgaggggctcccagcacagctcacacaCACTGACACAGCCCTtcaatgcacacacacacagcaacACAGCCCTTCACGGCACACCACTGCACAGCTCCCCTTACCCCACAGTTCCCAGACGGGgctcccccgccccgccccgctcccggaCGCCGCATCCCGTCGGATCTCGGCAGCCCGTGCCCAGCGGAACGCCCCCGCCTGCTCTGCCCCACTCCCTCCCGGTGCGGGCCGGCCCGCCCAGCGCCCGGGGCCGGCACCGCGCGCAGCCCCGGCAgagcccgccccgccccgggggCACACGGCGCGCGCtcccgtccgtccgtccgtccgtctgTCCCGCCCGCCGGTACCGAGCCCTGCGGGTACCGAGGCCGAGAGGGAGCCGGGAGTTTGTTTTCACAAACTGCACCGACTCCTCCACGCGCTGCTCTGCGCTGCCTCAGACAAACACGGCCCTCCTGAGTTCCTCATCTCCTCAGAACagacacagcttttaaaaacaatttttttgttgtttagtATCAATTTTTGGGCTGGGgaatgctttgcctgttaaacaaacagctttttccacttttcttcaAGGAAATCTTTTCCCCAACCACCTGAATCTACTTTTCTAGAGGGAGTTTCCCTCAAAATCTGCCTGAAAGcaggacaaatattttttttccctctggaaaactttttttctgcCCTAAACCTGACTTTTCTGCCTCAAAACCTGGCCTGTCTGCCCCTAAACCCAACCTTTCTATTCTTAAACATAAAGGTCAAGTTTAGGGGCAGGCAGGCCGGGTTTAGGGGCAGGCAGGCCGGGTTTAGGGGCAGGCAGGCCGAGTTTAGGGGTAGAAAAGTCGGGTTTAGGGGCAGGCAGGCCGGGTTTAGGGGCAGAAAAGTCGGGTTTAGGGGCAGAAAAGTCGGGTTTAGGGGCAGATAGGCCGGGTTTAGGGGCAGATAGGCCGGGTTTAGGGGCAGACAGGCCGGGTTTAGGGGCAGAAAAGTCTGGTTTAGGGGCAGATAGGCCGGGTTTAGGGGCAGATAGGCCGGGTTTAGGGGCAGACAGGCCGGGTTTAGGGGCAGGCAGGCCGGGTTTAGGGGCAGGCAGGCCGGGTTTAGGGGCAGGCAGGCCGGGTTTAGGGGCAGGCAGGCCGGGTTTAGGGACAGACAGGCCGGGTTTAGGGGCAGACAGGCCGGGTTTAGGGGCAGAAAAGTCGGGTTTAGGGGCAGACAGGCCGGGTTTAGGGGCAGGCAGGCCGGGTTTAGGGACAGACAGGCCGGGTGTAGGGGCAGAAAAGTCGGGTTTAGGGGCAGGCAGGCCGGGTTTAGGGGTTACTTAACTGGAGGCTCTGTaggtgggacaggagggtcccCAAAATGGCGGGAAGGAGTGAAGGGGCTCAGGACCCTCAGGGGGTGAAGATGAGGGTCCCACCCTGAGTATGAGGGGGCAGGAGGGTCCTCAAAATGGCGGGAGCAGGTGAAGCCCTCAGGGGGTGAAGATGAGGGGAcagagaaggagctgaagaTGAAGGTCCCACCTTGGAgtgtgaggggacaggagggtcccCAAAATGGCGGGAAGCGGTGAAACAGATCAGGACCCTCAGGAggtgtgaggggacaggagggtcccCAAAGTGTgtggcaggaggaagaggagggtccCTCcctgggaggtgacacaggaaggtcccagcccaggtgtgagGGTCCCCAAAATGGCGGGAAGAGCTGAAGAAGGAACCAAGCCTCAGGGGGTGAGGATGAAGGTCCCACCATGCggtgtgaggggacaggagggtcccCAAAATGGCGGGAAGGAGTGAAGGGCCTCAGAACCCTCAGGGGGTGAAGATGAGAGGACCAAGAAGAAGCTGAAGATGAAGGTCCCACCTTGGAgtgtgaggggacaggagggtcccCAAAATGGCGGGAAGGTGTGAAGGGGCTCAGGACCCTCAGGGGGTGAGGATGAAGGTCCCACTTCAGttgtgaggggacaggagggtcccCAAAATGGCGGGAAGGGGTGAAACAGGTCAGGACCCTCAGGAggtgtgaggggacaggagggtcccCAAAGTGTAcggcaggaggaagaggagggtccCTCcctgggaggtgacacaggaaggtcccagcccaggtgtgagGGTCCCCAAAATGGCGGGAAGAGCTGAAGAAGGAACCAAGCCTCAGAGGGTGAGGATGAAGGTCCCACCATGAGGagtgaggggacaggagggtcccCAAAATGGCGGGAAGGTGTGAAGGGCCTCAGGACCCTCAGGGGGTGAGGATGAAGGTCCCACTTCAGttgtgaggggacaggagggtcccCAAAATGGCGGGAGCAGGTGAAGCCCTCAGGGGGTGAAGATGAGGGGACCAAGAAGGAGCTGAAGATGAAGGTCCCACCTTGGggtgtgaggggacaggagggtcccCAAAATGGCGGGAAGGTGTGAAGGGCCTCAGGACCCTCAGGGGTTGAG belongs to Haemorhous mexicanus isolate bHaeMex1 chromosome Z, bHaeMex1.pri, whole genome shotgun sequence and includes:
- the MEX3C gene encoding RNA-binding E3 ubiquitin-protein ligase MEX3C encodes the protein MPSGAAEANEAAEPALLLLQQRLQGLGFAQTGPEEEEEEEEEEEEDGGEAELREDEDDEAALLLLPRGLDVTGGRGMMAAMQSQACGELGAVGGEQAALLRKKSVNTTECVAVPSSEHVAEIVGRQGCKIKALRAKTNTYIKTPVRGQEPVFVVTGRREDVATAKREILSAAEHFSLIRASRGRAAGPGGPCCAPALPGQTTVQVRVPYRVVGLVVGPKGATIKRIQQQTHTYIVTPSRDKEPVFEVTGMPENVDRAREEIEMHIALRTGTFLELGGDSDFRANGTDVGFEGGPAWPGARPAPRARPRMVSSYRNDSSSSLGSGSTDSYFGGSRLADFSPTSPFGTGGFWIGEALPALGAEELALDSPAYEPLPAPSPTIWAPLEPAAALPGLGGEAVGGPKALCRGSRPPSPRLSPTFPEGLEHPLARRARGDPPGCAPQPGLPVCIPAFSNGTNSYSSSNGGSTSSSPPECRRRHDCVICFEGEATAALVPCGHNLFCLQCAGRICARDAPACPVCQAAVTQAIHIHC